In one Portunus trituberculatus isolate SZX2019 chromosome 31, ASM1759143v1, whole genome shotgun sequence genomic region, the following are encoded:
- the LOC123511360 gene encoding histone H4-like: MTGRGKEGKGLGKGGAKRHRKVLRDNIQGITKPAIRRLARRGGVKRISGLIYEETREVLKVFLENVIRDAVIYTEHAKRNTVTAMDVVYALKRQGRTLYGFGG; encoded by the coding sequence atgactggccgcggcaaggaaggcaagggacttggaaagggaggagccaaGCGTCACCGTAAGGTTTTGCGTGACAACATCCAGGGCATCACCAAGCCCGCTATCCGTCGGTTGGCTCGCCGAGGCGGCGTCAAGCGCATCTCCGGTCTCATCTACGAGGAGACTCGTGAGGTGCTAAAGGTGTTCCTCGAGAACGTCATCAGGGATGCCGTCATCTACACCGAGCACGCCAAGCGCAACACCGTCACTGCCATGGACGTCGTCTACGCCCTCAAGCGTCAGGGACGTACCCTCTACGGATTTGGCGGTTAG
- the LOC123511121 gene encoding histone H3-like: MARTKQTARKSTGCKAPRKQLATKAAHKSAPATGGVKKPHRYRPGTVALREIRRYQKSTELLIRKLPFQRLVREQDFKTDLRFQSSAVMALQEASEAYLVGLFEDTNLCAIHAKRVTIMPKDIQLARRIRGERA; the protein is encoded by the coding sequence ATGGCACGTACTAAGCAAACGGCCCGCAAGTCCACCGGTTGCAAGGCGCCCCGCAAGCAGCTTGCCACGAAGGCAGCTCACAAATCTGCTCCTGCCACTGGAGGTGTCAAGAAGCCCCACCGTTACAGGCCAGGAACCGTGGCCCTCCGTGAGATCCGCCGTTATCAGAAGAGCACCGAACTGCTTATCAGGAAGCTGCCTTTCCAGCGCTTGGTGCGTGAACAGGATTTCAAGACTGACCTCCGCTTCCAGTCTTCCGCTGTCATGGCCCTCCAGGAAGCTTCCGAGGCTTATCTTGTGGGTCTCTTTGAAGACACTAACCTGTGCGCCATCCACGCCAAGCGTGTCACTATCATGCCTAAGGACATCCAGCTGGCTCGTCGAATCCGTGGCGAGCGTGCCTAA
- the LOC123511122 gene encoding uncharacterized protein LOC123511122 yields MARPDHQHGLLKWYNIKAGYGFITLQQSGKDVFVHATGLTRSLKENPPREGDRVILNLRQSDKGLDASDVAWSKPPTRLPMEKPPSSRKAGEEEDVPAKICACIYAAKAIAGSNLRRLPELIPILLQHNGLPVISIPLSVFSAPTRSKMRPTRRPVPRDHRREAQDEDDDVRSTNTPRPAATTREDEPPPAAVYRIVEPPEANARKVKPPPATANKIVRAATTRKVKPPPRRSLQDSTAIYISPRETSRIIPSSKALTRGGVG; encoded by the exons ATGGCAAGACCAGACCACCAACATGGTCTTTTAAAATGGTACAATATTAAGGCCGGGTACGGATTCATCACGCTCCAACAGTCTGGGAAGGATGTCTTCGTTCACGCCACAGGCCTCACAAGGTCCCTTAAGGAGAATCCACCAAGAGAAGGGGACCGTGTCATTCTTAATCTCCGTCAAAGCGACAAAGGACTCGACGCCAGTGATGTGGCTTGGAGCAAACCCCCTACCCGCCTACCGATGGAAAAGCCGCCGTCATCACGCAAagctggagaggaggaggacgtccCAGCAAAAATTTGCGCGTGCATATACGCAGCAAAAGCCATTGCAGGGTCAAATCTTCGCCGCCTACCAGAGCTCATACCGATCCTCCTGCAGCACAATGGGCTCCCTGTGATCTCCATACCTCTGAGCGTCTTTTCCGCCCCAACTCGCTCCAAGATGAGGCCCACACGCCGTCCCGTCCCCAGAGACCACCGTAGAGAGGCGCAAGATGAAGATGACGATGTCCGAT CTACCAACACTCCTCGCCCCGCAGCAACCACGAGGGAAGACGAGCCACCTCCCGCCGCTGTCTACAGGATAGTTGAACCCCCCGAAGCAAACGCACGGAAAGTCAAGCCACCTCCCGCCACAGCCAACAAAATAGTCCGCGCAGCAACCACGCGAAAAGTCAAGCCACCTCCCCGCCGCAGTCTGCAGGATAGTACAGCCATATACATCAGCCCAAGAGAAACCTCAAGGATTATCCCAAGCTCAAAGGCGCTCACTCGTGGCGGTGTGGGATAA
- the LOC123511123 gene encoding uncharacterized protein LOC123511123 — protein MAAQQHQGTFKWYNKKSGYGFIRESVANKDYFVHYSGLKRSFRKALPREGDHATFTSLKGNKGPEAREVAREGNQERPLSRPKSSPRAWKAAEAELKMKTCICTAQALAGNNTRRLQTLIPLLLKHNGLPAISIPEEAFTTTRHHPKKTQGKRQPPKEEPRHEDHVEEGTGMEEEEEENEVVDVVGSDTSLRSHTTDPPHHATKSPSLNEGQNKKDIQKTTPDAATTTKGMSLWQWDTNSRDEAPPTKDCSPDYEKIIADMIADFKTDNNKHSQHTQKKRHQRR, from the coding sequence ACTACTTCGTACACTACTCTGGACTGAAGAGATCCTTCAGGAAAGCCTTACCCCGAGAAGGAGACCACGCCACCTTCACCAGCCTCAAGGGGAATAAGGGTCCAGAGGCCAGAGAGGTCGCCAGGGAAGGCAACCAAGAACGCCCCCTTTCACGCCCTAAATCGTCTCCCAGGGCTTGGAAAGCAGCAGAAGCGGAGCTGAAGATGAAGACTTGCATCTGCACGGCACAAGCTCTTGCAGGCAACAACACCCGCCGCCTGCAGACCTTGATTCCGCTTCTGCTGAAGCACAACGGGCTTCCTGCCATAAGCATCCCTGAGgaagccttcaccaccactcgcCATCACCCCAAGAAGACACAGGGAAAACGCCAGCCGCCCAAAGAAGAACCTCGCCACGAAGATCATGTGGAGGAGGGAACgggcatggaggaggaagaggaagaaaatgaggtcgTGGACGTAGTAGGCAGCGACACAAGCCTACGCAGCCACACCACAGACCCGCCTCACCACGCCACTAAATCCCCTTCTCTTAACGAAGgccaaaataaaaaggatataCAAAAGACCACCCCTGACGCTGCTACAACCACCAAGGGCATGAGCCTGTGGCAGTGGGACACAAACAGCAGAGACGAGGCACCACCGACCAAGGATTGCTCCCCAGACTACGAGAAGATCATTGCCGACATGATAGCAGACTTCAAGACTGACAACAATAAACACAGCCAGCATACCCAGAAGAAGCGGCACCAGCGCcgctaa